The sequence TTGCCCGCGTAGCAATTATTATATATGGTTGCCGCGCGGGTTACTCCATTGCCCAATAACCAACCAATTAGCTTTACCAACAACCTATGTATTTCCGAAAGACCGGTTTTATTACCCTTTTTATAACCACCCTTATTAGCCCGAATACTTTTGCGCAAAAGCCGGTTACTACTATCCCGTTTACAGTGGTCAACAATGCCATTGTGCTGCGGGTAAAAATTAACGATAACCCAAAGCCGCTGATGATGCTTTTTGATACCGGTGCTGATGGCATGGCATTAAGCAAAGCAGCCGCTGCCGATATCGGCCTGAAGGTAGACAAAGTGCAAAACACATCGGTAGTGGGCGGCAACATGAAAATTGAACTATCTGCCGGGAATAAATTTCAATTTGAAAATGGGTTTGAATATCCCAACCAAAGCATCGCCCTGTTTAATGATATGGGCAAAGGGCTTGACGGCATTGTTGGCAATAACATCACCCGTTACTATATCACCCGTGTTGATTTGAACAAGTGCGAAATAACGCTTTACCCACCTGATAATTACACCTACGAGCCGGGTGGTACCGTTGTGCCCGTCACGATACCGCAGGGCGTATTCATTATACCGGGGAATGTTGAGGTTACTCCCGGGAAGGCTTACGCCGGCGATTTTGTATTTGATACGGGTGCATCATACAACCTCATTTGTTTCAGGCCATTTGTGCGCAAAAACAAACTGTTGGTTAGCGGCTTTGTGCCCGATTTTACGGCAAGCACGGTAAGTATGGGAATGTCATCGCCTACGTTTAACGGTAATTCGGTCAGCTTTTCCTTTGCCAATACCCAGCCGGTTAAAAATATGCCCGTTACGCTGATGGCCGGTGGCGGGCAAAACGAAAATTGGAATCCCGGCTTTGATGGCTCAATCGGCATGGGCATTATTTCGAGGTATAACTTCACTATCAACAGACCAAAGAACGAGATCTACTTAGTACCTAACCATACTTATGGCTATCCAATGTCTTTTGCCCTTGGCGGTCTGCTCTTTGCCTTTAACCTGAAAAGCGAACTGGAAGTTACAGGGTTTTACCAGTTGGGTAATAATAACCAAGCCGCTTTAAACACCGGGACAAAGATCATTAGCATAAACAACATTAACAGTGCCGAACTGGTGAAAGACGCGGCTAAAATAGCGGCCCTAAAGCAATTGCCCGCATCAAGCCCGGTTAAAATCGACTACCTGGAAGGAAATGTTAAGCAAACAATCACCTTAAACAGATGATGTTTGCCGGCAAAAACATTGACAATTATTTTGTTAATACAGATCAAATAGTTTAAAAACAGAAGCCAGCTCGCGAGGGGCTGGTTTTCCTTTTTTTATATGCTTATTAATTTCACCATCAAATCACCTCAATCGCGCTATTTTATTAAAATTTGGATAATTGCCATAGTTTTAGCATATTAGTTGTTAAACTATTAACTAAATCCCGTTGCTGTAAAGAGTAGCCGTTACTAATACAATGCCGTCTTATAGCTCATTTTCTGACACAGAACTTATAGCGTTGCTAAAAGATGGCGACACAGCGGCATTCACGGTTATCTATAACCGTTATTTTGATATCCTGTATATACACGCCCTCCAAAAATTAAACGATACTGACCATGCAAAGGACGTAGTGCAGGAATTGTTTACCTACCTATGGGTTGGCCGGGAAAGGGTAGAGATCCGGTCGAGTCTTTCTGCCTATTTGTATACAGCCGTAAAAAATAAAATACTGGATTTTATTTCGTACCAGAAAGTGCGAAGCAATTACATTAATTCTTTCCAAACTTATATCGATAATCATCAAAGCGTTACCGATCACCGCATTCGTGAAAAACAGCTTGCTGAACAAATTGAAAATAGTATAGCCTGCTTGCCCGATAAAATGCGTGCTGTATTTGAGCTGAGCCGCAAACAAGCGCTCAACCATAAACAAATTGCCGAGCAACTTAATCTATCCGAAGAAACGGTAAAAAAGCAGGTAAGCAATGCCCTTAAGATACTACGCTCGCGATTGGGCAGCACAATTATATTGGGAGTGATGTTTTTGAAATAACTTTCCACACCTGTAGATACGAAATAATCTATACAAAGATCTATATATCATCGTCCGAAAATAAGTGCACTCATAGGGCTGGAAATTTTTATTTACCATGAAGCAAAATGAATATTTTGTGTTCCCCTCGGCAGATTTTGACCCATCGGCAATAGATCTGCTTGATCCGGCAAATAACAGGTTAATTAGTCCCAATTTGTTTCGTGTACAAAAGTTCTCAAAGTTGTTGTACGGCAATTCATTTGTTAGGGAATACGTTTTCAGGCATCATTTTGAAACATCGGTAGAAGATAAAAAGGAGTTGAAAGATATTACCTACAAAGCAATAAAGAGCCTGGCGTATTTTGAGGGGATTGTAAAGGTAAGAATTAACCATATTGGGCAGATTGTTAAAGTTGGGGAGTATTAATAAATTATCAAGAATTATGGATAGGGATAAATTGCTTGCCCGCTTTCAGCCTTCAGCTATTTTGAATAAAAAATTCCTACATTTGCTCTGAATGAAGTTGTTAACCAGCATTTG comes from Mucilaginibacter mali and encodes:
- a CDS encoding retropepsin-like aspartic protease; protein product: MYFRKTGFITLFITTLISPNTFAQKPVTTIPFTVVNNAIVLRVKINDNPKPLMMLFDTGADGMALSKAAAADIGLKVDKVQNTSVVGGNMKIELSAGNKFQFENGFEYPNQSIALFNDMGKGLDGIVGNNITRYYITRVDLNKCEITLYPPDNYTYEPGGTVVPVTIPQGVFIIPGNVEVTPGKAYAGDFVFDTGASYNLICFRPFVRKNKLLVSGFVPDFTASTVSMGMSSPTFNGNSVSFSFANTQPVKNMPVTLMAGGGQNENWNPGFDGSIGMGIISRYNFTINRPKNEIYLVPNHTYGYPMSFALGGLLFAFNLKSELEVTGFYQLGNNNQAALNTGTKIISINNINSAELVKDAAKIAALKQLPASSPVKIDYLEGNVKQTITLNR
- a CDS encoding RNA polymerase sigma factor, which codes for MPSYSSFSDTELIALLKDGDTAAFTVIYNRYFDILYIHALQKLNDTDHAKDVVQELFTYLWVGRERVEIRSSLSAYLYTAVKNKILDFISYQKVRSNYINSFQTYIDNHQSVTDHRIREKQLAEQIENSIACLPDKMRAVFELSRKQALNHKQIAEQLNLSEETVKKQVSNALKILRSRLGSTIILGVMFLK